Proteins from a single region of Trichoderma asperellum chromosome 3, complete sequence:
- a CDS encoding uncharacterized protein (EggNog:ENOG41), translating to MSDQAWKTKPPYQKPDQSFNKVLQGACHCGQVKYWLSKDSPLASKYCHCNDCKVIHGAPFQWAAIFHKSNMAFENGIENLRFYNSGSKSLEHELPCKVSCSQCGTLIMDEGRNMALLFPTLLLFQNETQKKKFEVQCHIFYPQRVVDLPDGKPKWTGLDGKSELVDEI from the exons ATGTCAGATCAAGCCTGGAAAACCAAACCCCCGTATCAAAAGCCCGACCAGTCCTTCAACAAGGTGTTGCAAGGCGCTTGTCATTGCGGCCAAGTAAAATATTGGCTGAGTAAAGATAGTCCACTTGCCTCCAAGTACTGTCATTGCAATGACTGTAAAGTTATCCACG GCGCCCCTTTTCAATGGGCAGCTATATTCCACAAATCAAACATGGCATTTGAAAACGGTATCGAAAACTTGCGCTTTTACAACTCCGGTTCCAAGTCGTTGGAACACGAGTTACCCTGCAAAGTGAGCTGCTCCCAATGCGGGACACTTATCATGGATGAAGGGCGGAACATGGCATTGCTCTTTCCAACGCTCTTGCTGTTCCAGAATGAaacacaaaagaagaaatttgaGGTTCA ATGCCATATCTTCTACCCTCAGAGGGTCGTAGACTTACCGGACGGTAAGCCAAAATGGACAGGGTTAGATGGCAAAAGCGAGCTAGTGGACGAAATCTAA
- a CDS encoding uncharacterized protein (EggNog:ENOG41), producing MASEACCKLAPVVADYTPKGKYEKIAGINTYIVGSEDATKGIVDIYDIFGIWPQTIQGADRLSAQSGALVLVPDLFDGTGLDINVIPNDTEEKTKKLYEFLATKANPEANVAKILALRKELTEKYPAIEGHWGLFGLCWGGKLAVLACGAGNEGVGRRFVASGTAHPGLLDEADAKAQTAPHILLASKDEPADKVALYKEIMGDKVEATTYETMHHGWMGARSDLKNEENVKEFERGYKQAADFFAKHL from the exons ATGGCTAGTGAGGCATGCTGCAAGTTGGCTCCGGTCGTTGCCGACTACACCCCCAAGGGCAAATACGAAAAGATTGCCGGCATCAACACCT ACATTGTAGGATCTGAGGATGCTACCAAGGGAATTGTCGATATCTATGACATCTTTGGCATTTGGCCTCAGACCATCCAGGGCGCTGACCGTCTGTCCGCTCAGAGTGGTGCTCTGGTTCTGGTTCCTGACCTGTTTGATGGCACCGGTCTAGACATAAATGTCATCCCTAATGACACAGAGgagaagaccaagaagctGTACGAATTCCTCGCCACCAAGGCAAACCCAGAGGCAAACGTAGCCAAGATTCTGGCTCTCCGCAAGGAGCTGACCGAGAAGTACCCTGCCATCGAGGGCCACTGGGGACTTTTTGGCCTCTGCTGGGGTGGCAAGCTGGCTGTTCTGGCTTGCGGAGCGGGCAACGAGGGCGTTGGCCGACGATTCGTAGCCAGTGGAACCGCTCATCCTGG TTTGCTTGATGAGGCTGATGCCAAGGCCCAGACGGCTCCTCACATCCTGCTTGCCTCCAAGGACGAGCCCGCAGATAAGGTTGCCTTGTACAAGGAAATTATGGGCGACAAGGTCGAGGCCACCACATATGAGACTATGCACCACGGCTGGATGGGCGCCAGATCTGACCTGAAGAACGAGGAGAACGTCAAGGAGTTTGAGCGCGGCTACAAGCAGGCCGCTGATTTCTTTGCCAAGCACCTTTAA
- a CDS encoding uncharacterized protein (EggNog:ENOG41), which translates to MGELPSSRGFTILVNGKFFQAPLPNADAAAVGPTFTECMIIRDGIIQYVGPEADAAVDAAKAAGATIKDLGHQTVLPGFIDGHLHLLLVGQALTKVGLEACTSLEDIQTEIKQYAKAHPDVPRIFCRGWMHSMTPEGVDSTLLDGLDPRPIFVDTKDLHSTWCNTAGLKEVCRVMNIADDAPDPVGGTFQRDKNGKLNGVFNESAVFEYIWPFTARVASVKARKEAIKAAIKAFNSAGYTGMVDMAMDELIWEPLVALRNEEGLGGMRIAAYWLMKPSDSLEDVMLQIDRAIELAAQYNSHSTPDCRIVGIKVICDGIIDACTASLTEPYSTGKTPDPIWSEEFLNPMVSKAHGAGLQVALHAIGDRTIRMAIDVLEKNTDCSRRPRIEHIELSSAEDAVRLGKLGITASIQPVHSDPAILRAWPRLIGEHRCKRAFAYREFADGGAPLALGSDAPTAPHLPIPNMYVATTRRSYREPELETVINPEFALTVCQAVSAATHGSAYSTFADEWTGSLKKGLKADFVVCNVELTPENLIKGVVKETWFEGTQVYKALE; encoded by the coding sequence ATGGGCGAACTACCATCGTCTCGTGGCTTTACCATATTGGTTAACGGAAAATTCTTCCAAGCGCCGCTGCCCAACGCGGACGCGGCGGCCGTCGGCCCTACCTTTACAGAGTGCATGATCATCAGGGATGGCATCATCCAGTATGTTGGTCCTGAAGCAGATGCCGCGGTAGATGCGGCTAAAGCTGCGGGCGCAACGATCAAGGATCTGGGCCATCAGACTGTGCTCCCCGGATTTATCGACGGCCACTTAcaccttcttctcgtcgGACAGGCTCTCACCAAGGTTGGCTTGGAAGCGTGCACGAGCCTAGAGGATATCCAAACCGAGATCAAGCAATATGCCAAGGCCCATCCGGATGTACCGCGCATCTTTTGCCGCGGCTGGATGCATTCGATGACTCCCGAAGGCGTTGATTCCACTTTGTTGGACGGTCTAGATCCTCGGCCTATCTTTGTTGATACGAAGGACCTGCATTCCACATGGTGCAACACGGCTGGGTTGAAGGAGGTTTGTCGTGTTATGAATATTGCGGATGACGCCCCAGATCCGGTGGGTGGCACTTTTCAGCGCGATAAAAACGGCAAACTTAATGGAGTCTTTAACGAGAGCGCCGTGTTCGAGTACATTTGGCCGTTCACCGCCAGAGTCGCTTCGGTGAAAGCCAGAAAAGAGGCCATCAAGGCAGCGATCAAGGCTTTCAACTCAGCTGGCTATACTGGCATGGTCGACATGGCCATGGATGAGCTCATCTGGGAGCCCCTGGTTGCGCTGCGAAATGAAGAAGGCCTCGGCGGTATGCGCATTGCTGCGTACTGGCTTATGAAACCGAGTGATTCTTTGGAGGATGTGATGTTGCAGATTGATCGTGCAATCGAGTTGGCTGCACAATACAATTCTCACAGCACTCCAGACTGCCGCATTGTCGGCATCAAAGTCATTTGCGATGGAATTATCGATGCTTGTACCGCTTCCTTAACTGAGCCCTACTCAACGGGAAAGACTCCCGATCCCATATGGTCGGAAGAGTTTCTGAATCCCATGGTCTCCAAGGCTCATGGAGCAGGGCTTCAAGTTGCTCTGCATGCAATTGGTGACCGGACAATTCGCATGGCAATCGACGTTCTGGAGAAGAACACAGATTGCTCGCGGCGCCCACGAATAGAACACATCGAGTTGTCCAGCGCTGAAGATGCCGTGCGTCTCGGCAAGTTGGGCATCACGGCATCTATCCAGCCCGTGCACTCTGACCCTGCCATCTTGCGAGCCTGGCCGAGACTGATAGGCGAGCACCGCTGCAAGCGAGCATTCGCCTATCGCGAGTTTGCTGATGGAGGTGCCCCTTTGGCTCTCGGCTCTGACGCGCCTACAGCTCCGCATCTTCCCATCCCCAACATGTACGTTGCGACAACGAGAAGGTCCTATCGCGAGCCTGAGTTGGAGACTGTGATCAATCCCGAGTTCGCCCTTACAGTATGCCAGGCTGTCTCGGCGGCGACACATGGGTCGGCATATTCCACATTCGCTGACGAGTGGACTGGAAGTTTGAAGAAAGGCCTCAAAGCTGATTTTGTGGTTTGCAATGTAGAGCTGACTCCAGAGAACTTGATAAAAGGCGTGGTTAAAGAAACATGGTTTGAGGGAACGCAAGTGTATAAGGCGCTGGAATAG
- a CDS encoding uncharacterized protein (EggNog:ENOG41~SECRETED:SignalP(1-20)): protein MKCSANHFLAILGFASSVAADFHILTGPCSIAPGWGGSLSDTTMACPSNYYNCDCLMNGDRAGHVISGQTPTVGIHTTGSNYFELDGMCGVGNMNFYLQGDGSWKFYIAGGDGSEQGTCYPGDNSIKNCNSFSAACSFGNILDCYSYICN, encoded by the coding sequence ATGAAGTGCTCAGCCAATCACTTCCTCGCCATTCTAGGCTTTGCCAGCTCTGTCGCAGCCGACTTTCATATCCTGACAGGCCCATGCTCTATTGCTCCTGGATGGGGCGGCTCCCTCTCAGACACCACGATGGCATGTCCATCCAACTACTACAACTGCGACTGCTTGATGAACGGTGACCGCGCCGGCCATGTCATTAGTGGGCAGACGCCAACAGTTGGTATTCACACCACGGGATCCAACTACTTTGAGCTTGATGGCATGTGCGGTGTGGGCAACATGAACTTTTATCTCCAGGGCGACGGCTCTTGGAAGTTCTATATTGCTGGCGGAGACGGCTCTGAACAGGGCACATGCTATCCTGGAGATAACAGCATTAAAAACTGCAACAGCTTTAGCGCTGCCTGCAGTTTTGGCAATATTTTGGATTGCTACTCGTACATTTGCAATTAA